Within Bacillus sp. E(2018), the genomic segment CACACATGAAGTGGAAGATGTGTCTTCTTTAAAAAGCTAAACACACAAAAATCGATAGGCGAATGTCTAAAATAATTTAGGCAATCGCCTTTTTTTCTTTCACGCTTCCCATCTCCCTGCATACGATAAGGTGAAAAGGAAGTGGGAGGAGGACTTCAGGTGGAACGTGAACAACACTTTTTTGATAAGATCGAGAAGAAAACAAGTGTGAAAAAGGATGATATTTTTAAACTTGCTCAATCCGTTAGCGGGTCAAATCTTCGTGACGAGCGCACGATTCGTATGCTGATTTCCCAAGTATCTTCGA encodes:
- a CDS encoding stage VI sporulation protein F, whose product is MEREQHFFDKIEKKTSVKKDDIFKLAQSVSGSNLRDERTIRMLISQVSSMAGVAVSKQKEDQIVQAVLNNNIPLDLATLSKMFEGK